The DNA sequence GAAATTGCGAAAAGTAAACTTCATTGTCACCTCCGCTGTTATTTGTTGTGGGGAGGAAGGGGAAAATTGGCTTCAATGACCACTCCTGCAAGCTTCGCGCCTTCAGAAGTAATGAGGTCGGTTGTTTTAAGGGTGCGGTAAGGAAACCCGAAAGGGAAAGAATTTCGGCTCAAGAAAACACGAATGGCATTCTTCTGTGAAGACATAAAGAAAGAACCCGGAGGCGGTTTCAAAACCTTTTTGGAGTGAAAATTAAAAAAAATCAGGGCGTTATGTCAAGTTGGCCGAGGTCGATGTTGAATTGGCGTATTTTCCTGTAAAGCGTGCTTCTGTCAATGCCGAGGATGCGGGCGGCTTGTGCTTTGTTCCCGTATGTCAGTTTTAAGGTGGTAAGAATTCTTTCTTCCTCGTTTTCGTCATCATTCAGCAGGGATTGTTCGGTGGATACCTGGGGAAGAGAATCCCTGCTCTGGGATTTGATATTGTCCAAATCCTGCAATTCAAGGGGAAGATTGGCCAGAGTAATTGTCCCGCCGGAACAGAGCACACAGGCCCGTTCCACAACATGTTCGAGTTCCCGCACATTGCCCGGCCAGTTGTGTCTGGTCAGTTGGCCGAGAGCCTGGTCGGAAATGCCGTGAATCGGTTTTTCCAGCCGTTTGCCGAAGCGATCGATGAATTTTTTTACCAGCAGAGGAATATCCTCATAGCGTTCGCGTAAGGGCGGCAGGACAATATCCACCACCTTGAGCCGGTAATAGAGGTCTTCCCTGAATTTACCGGCGACTACCTGGGCTTTCAGGTCGGCGTTGGTTGCGGTAATAACCCTGACGTCAACCTTGATGGGCCTGTCTTCCCCCACCGGGTAGAATGTACGTTCCTGGAGGAAGCGCAGGAGTCGAAGCTGCATCATCGAAGATATGTCGCCGATTTCATCAAGAAAAAGGGTGCCTCCGTCCGCCGAAAGGATGCGGCCTTTTCTGTCCCGGTCAGCACCGGTAAAGGAGCCTTTTTTGTGGCCGAACAATTCGCTTTCCAGGAGATTTTCGGGGATGGCCGTGCAGTCAACCTTCACCATGGGCATGTCTTTTCTTGGGCTTTCCGCATGCAGCGCTTCGGCCACAAGCTCTTTGCCGGTACCGCTTTCCCCGGTGATGAGAACGGTTGTGTCCACCTTGCCGACATTCTCGACAAGGGTATAGACGGTTTGCATCGCCCGGCTGGTGCCGATCAAGCGATGCAAACCGGTCCTCCTTTCCCGCTGTTCAAGGGCTTCAAGGCGGCTTACATCACGCGCCACCAGGACAACGCCGAGGAATTCGCCTTCGGAAGTCAGGAGCGGCGCGGCACTCACCCTGAAGACCGTAACTCCATGTCCTTCGAGCACGAATTCGACTCTGTGTTCAGCGACCTCGAGTTCATTTTCAAGTACCGTGCGGGCGTCAAAGGCAAAGATTTCGGAAAAGCAGGGCAATTCGTCAATTCGTCCGGCTGCCTTGGCGTTGGGATTGGTTTTTTCCAGCCATTTGCGGGCCTCCGTGTTCATGTCGATGATCATCATTTCGGCGTCAACTGTGACGACGAGATCCTTGATGCTGCGAAAAACAGTTTCCAGGTAGTGCTGATAACGCTGTTTTTCCAAAAAAAGCCTTTCATTTTCCTTGTGGAGGGCAAATTGCTGCAGGGCCATTCTGGCAGTGCGGAGCAGATTGTCTTTTTTGACAGGTTTTGCCAGATAGTCAAAGGCGCCGAGTCGGACGGCTTCGGCCGCGGAGTTGATGTTGGGGTATCCCGTGACCATGACCACCGGACATTTCTTGCCCATTTCCTTGACCTGTCTGAGTAGATCGATTCCTGACGACCCTTCCATGACAATATCGCTGACAATGAGATCAAAATGCTGTTTTTGCAATAATTGCAATGCTTCGTCATAGGAGGATGCAGTAGAAACAGGCCCGTATCCCTCCCGGCTGAGGAACATTTTAAATGTCAGTCGTAAACTTTCCTCATCGTCAACAACTAAAATGGCGCTGTTTTTTTTGGCCACTTCGTCCAGGGCAATTCTGTCATTGCTGTCCATCATGTTCAGGCACCTGTGTAAGCGGGCAGATCCACCAAGATATTGGTGAATTGTCCGGGTTCGCTTTTGATATGCAAATAGCCGTTAAAGTTTTTGATAAGTCCTTGACTGATACTGAGTCCGAGCCCGGTTCCTTCACCGGATTTTTTTGTCGAAAAAAACGGATTGCAAACAAACTCAATTATTTCAGCGGGGATGCCGGGGCCATTGTCCTTGATTGAAATTCGCACGTATGTCTTTCCGGCTATATCCTGTGTGCTGACGGATATTGTAAGCACTTTGTTCTTGTGTTTGCCGCGGTATTTTTCATTTAATGCGTAACGCGCGTTACTGAGCAGATTAATAAAAACCTGTTCCAGCTGTTGGGGATGGACCCAGACGGTTGGAACATCTGTTGGGATATCTTTAGCAATAGTTATGCCATCTTTGATAAGTTGATGGCGGACCAGGGAAAGAGAATTTTCTATGACCTCGGGAACAAACGATTCGGTAAAAGGTTGGCTGTCTTCATCTCCCTGGCGGGCAAAGGAGAGAAGTTTGCTGACAATATCGGCAATCCTTTCACCTTCGCTGATAACGCGGTTTAAAATTGGGCGGATTGATTCACGCTGGCCGATGTCATCAAGCAGAATCTGGGCATAATTGATAATGCCGTTGATGGGGTTGTTGATTTCATGCGCCACCCCGGCGGCCAGTTCGCCGATGGAGGCAAGCTGGCTGGTTCTGATTTTTTTGGCCTGATAGGCTTTTTCCTCCGTGATGTCGTTGAAGAGAATGAGGCATTTCGTTTTTCCGTCAATATCCTGAAAAGGGGCATAGCTCTGGCTGAAATAGCGGTTGTTGCTCATCAGTTCTTCCGCCCGCTGGACCTGGCCTGTTTTGACGGCTTCCTCCATGAGACAGTGTTCGCAAGGGCGGTTGCGATGCTTGTAAACCTCGTAACAGCGGCGACCGATGGTGTCACCGAGCAGCTCAAGCAGGACATCATTTTGAAACTCTA is a window from the Desulfobulbaceae bacterium DB1 genome containing:
- a CDS encoding sigma-54-dependent Fis family transcriptional regulator codes for the protein MAKKNSAILVVDDEESLRLTFKMFLSREGYGPVSTASSYDEALQLLQKQHFDLIVSDIVMEGSSGIDLLRQVKEMGKKCPVVMVTGYPNINSAAEAVRLGAFDYLAKPVKKDNLLRTARMALQQFALHKENERLFLEKQRYQHYLETVFRSIKDLVVTVDAEMMIIDMNTEARKWLEKTNPNAKAAGRIDELPCFSEIFAFDARTVLENELEVAEHRVEFVLEGHGVTVFRVSAAPLLTSEGEFLGVVLVARDVSRLEALEQRERRTGLHRLIGTSRAMQTVYTLVENVGKVDTTVLITGESGTGKELVAEALHAESPRKDMPMVKVDCTAIPENLLESELFGHKKGSFTGADRDRKGRILSADGGTLFLDEIGDISSMMQLRLLRFLQERTFYPVGEDRPIKVDVRVITATNADLKAQVVAGKFREDLYYRLKVVDIVLPPLRERYEDIPLLVKKFIDRFGKRLEKPIHGISDQALGQLTRHNWPGNVRELEHVVERACVLCSGGTITLANLPLELQDLDNIKSQSRDSLPQVSTEQSLLNDDENEEERILTTLKLTYGNKAQAARILGIDRSTLYRKIRQFNIDLGQLDITP